A genomic stretch from Desulfatitalea tepidiphila includes:
- a CDS encoding BCCT family transporter, producing MKWKHRIETEEVTVMGKQQKKKKKKKELTYQHKAIEMAREYYEKEKEKAIKERRTFRGLQIIPTASYYDESHGHKPGEHNWKGFGFDLHPQVSLTAGGLVLLFIVLTLMFREQSAAFFQGLLDGIGNTFGWLYILAANFFIITMALIAWSDYGKIRIGGPDALPEFSTFSWYAMLISAGMGIGLMFWSVAEPVFHYMTPSPMFDVPPETAQSAQVALGLTYYHWGIHPWGIYALVGLSLAFFAYNRGLPLTIRSIFSPLLGDRIYGFWGNLIDILSVLATLFGLATSLGLGVKQVSAGLNYLFGLPTSTEFAVLLVGIITFFAVLSVAAGLDKGVKNLSMANMYTAAAFMVFLLIAGPTVYILKAFTQNIGFYIQNLPQLSFWVETFYGAEGSNWQNPWTIFYWGWWISWSPFVGMFIARISKGRTVREFILGVMIFPTMLSFLWMSSFGGSALWLQITGAADIVTAVRAEVSTALFVMLESFPLTGITSFIGIVLVVIFFVTSSDSGSLVVDHLTSGGKLDSPVPQRIFWAVIEGVCAAALLMGGGLVALQSASIATGLPFTIVLLVMCYSLYRGLQEEHYHATIIAKLKPETHKIEIPVSRADPAGEPDQAR from the coding sequence ATGAAGTGGAAGCACCGAATTGAAACGGAAGAGGTGACCGTGATGGGAAAGCAGCAGAAAAAGAAGAAAAAGAAAAAAGAGCTGACCTACCAGCACAAAGCCATCGAGATGGCGCGCGAATATTATGAAAAGGAAAAAGAGAAGGCCATCAAGGAGCGGCGAACCTTTCGAGGCCTGCAGATCATCCCAACGGCCAGCTATTACGATGAATCCCACGGGCACAAGCCGGGTGAACATAATTGGAAGGGGTTCGGCTTCGATCTGCATCCCCAGGTCTCCTTGACGGCCGGCGGCCTGGTATTGCTCTTTATCGTCCTGACCCTCATGTTCCGGGAGCAATCGGCCGCCTTTTTCCAGGGACTGCTCGACGGCATCGGCAACACCTTCGGGTGGCTCTATATCCTGGCGGCCAATTTTTTTATCATCACCATGGCGTTGATCGCCTGGAGCGACTACGGCAAGATCAGGATCGGCGGTCCGGATGCCCTGCCCGAGTTCAGCACGTTCAGCTGGTATGCCATGCTGATCAGCGCCGGCATGGGGATCGGGCTGATGTTCTGGAGCGTGGCCGAACCGGTGTTTCACTACATGACGCCCTCGCCGATGTTCGATGTGCCTCCGGAAACGGCCCAGTCCGCCCAGGTGGCCCTGGGGCTCACCTATTATCACTGGGGAATTCATCCCTGGGGGATCTATGCGCTGGTCGGGCTTTCCCTCGCCTTTTTCGCCTACAACCGCGGTTTGCCGCTGACGATTCGTTCGATTTTTTCTCCGCTGCTGGGCGACCGTATTTACGGTTTCTGGGGCAATCTCATCGATATCCTGTCGGTCCTGGCCACCCTTTTCGGCCTGGCGACATCGCTGGGGCTTGGGGTCAAGCAGGTCTCGGCAGGGCTCAACTATCTGTTCGGCCTTCCGACCTCGACCGAATTCGCCGTATTGCTCGTCGGCATCATCACGTTTTTCGCCGTCCTTTCAGTGGCCGCCGGCCTCGATAAAGGCGTCAAGAATCTCAGCATGGCCAACATGTACACGGCGGCGGCTTTCATGGTCTTTTTGTTGATCGCCGGGCCGACCGTCTATATTTTAAAGGCCTTTACGCAGAACATCGGATTTTACATCCAGAACCTGCCGCAACTGAGTTTCTGGGTCGAGACGTTCTACGGTGCCGAGGGGAGCAACTGGCAGAATCCCTGGACCATTTTCTACTGGGGCTGGTGGATATCGTGGTCCCCCTTCGTGGGCATGTTCATCGCGAGAATCTCCAAGGGGCGGACCGTTCGTGAATTCATCCTCGGCGTCATGATCTTTCCGACCATGCTCTCTTTTCTGTGGATGTCGTCGTTCGGCGGATCGGCACTCTGGCTCCAAATCACCGGCGCCGCAGATATCGTCACCGCAGTTCGCGCCGAAGTCTCCACCGCCCTTTTCGTCATGCTGGAAAGTTTTCCGCTGACGGGTATCACCTCCTTCATCGGCATCGTGCTGGTCGTCATCTTCTTCGTCACCTCTTCGGATTCCGGATCGCTGGTGGTCGACCACCTCACATCGGGCGGCAAGCTCGATTCGCCGGTGCCCCAGCGCATTTTCTGGGCCGTGATCGAAGGGGTTTGCGCGGCGGCGCTGCTCATGGGCGGCGGTCTGGTCGCCCTGCAAAGCGCCTCCATCGCCACGGGCCTGCCGTTTACGATTGTGCTGCTCGTCATGTGCTACAGTCTGTATCGAGGCTTGCAGGAAGAGCACTACCACGCCACGATCATCGCCAAATTGAAACCCGAAACCCATAAGATCGAGATTCCGGTGAGCCGGGCGGATCCGGCAGGGGAGCCGGATCAGGCCCGATAG
- a CDS encoding acyl carrier protein, with amino-acid sequence MPTEDQIRQTALEVIGKIAPEADLAQLDPADRFRNQFDFDSVDFMNFAMGLQDRLKIQIPEQDYPQLATLDGCIAYLRSKTAT; translated from the coding sequence ATGCCAACCGAAGATCAGATCAGACAAACGGCCCTGGAGGTTATCGGTAAAATCGCGCCTGAGGCCGACCTGGCGCAACTCGATCCCGCCGATCGATTTCGCAATCAGTTCGATTTCGATTCCGTGGATTTCATGAACTTCGCCATGGGGCTCCAGGATCGACTGAAGATCCAAATTCCAGAGCAGGACTATCCACAGCTGGCGACGCTCGACGGCTGCATCGCCTATTTGAGATCAAAAACCGCCACATAA
- a CDS encoding bifunctional acetate--CoA ligase family protein/GNAT family N-acetyltransferase, which produces MTIRNLDFMFKPASVALVGASQRPGSIGAVLARNLVGAGFKGEIFPVNSKYKTIEGLPVYPDLKSLPKAPDLAVIATPPDAVPQLIEDFGRRGTRSAVVITAGFGEGGNENGQRLRAQMLDAARPHLLRIVGPNCLGIMVPGVGLNASFGHVQPLSGHIAFVAQSGAVQTAVLDWATSRGIGFSHFVSVGNMADVDFGDLLDYLAADFSAKAILLYIENITHARKFMSAARAAARMKPVVVVKAGRHREGARAAASHTGALAGADDVYNAAFERAGMLRVMDMQALFDSVETLAMARPFYGDRLAILTNGGGMGVLATDVLIDKKGRLAELSPDTIERLNRVLPGTWSHNNPVDIIGDAPPDRYVDALKVLLEDKGVHALLILNCPTAVASGTEAARAVVDTLKKSGRAGSQGIFTSWLGIDAAREARRIFAENRIPTYETPGEAVRGFMQIVRYRRSQEMLMETPPNIPEAFAPDTEAARRIVAAVLSEGRAWLTEIEAKAVLAAYQIPVVQTREVATAEAAAEISARLEGSVALKILSPDITHKSDVGGVALNLTSGDSVLEAARAMLQRIGETVPDARLTGFTVQPMVRRSNARELIVGVSEDVQFGPVILFGHGGTAVEVIQDKAVALPPLNMNLAREMMRRTRVYRLLEGYRDKPAADLDAVALTLVKVSQLISDIAQVAEIDINPLLADERGVLALDARIKVAESGLPADRRMAIRPYPRELEETLILSDGQKLYLRPVRPEDEPAFQALFARLSKDEIRLRFLHAMKILSHDMAARLTQIDYDREMALVLCTPPPQKEPELYGVVRIAADPDNERAEFAILLRGDMTGMGLGPMLMRRIIDYARKRGIREVFGEVLSENRPMLRICEAFGFKRRRDPHEPDVVMVSLAL; this is translated from the coding sequence ATGACCATCCGCAATCTCGATTTCATGTTCAAACCCGCCTCCGTGGCCCTGGTGGGGGCGAGCCAGCGGCCGGGCTCCATCGGTGCCGTGCTGGCACGCAATCTGGTGGGTGCCGGTTTCAAGGGGGAGATCTTCCCCGTCAACTCAAAATACAAGACCATCGAAGGATTGCCCGTCTATCCGGACCTGAAGAGCCTGCCCAAGGCTCCGGACCTGGCCGTCATCGCCACGCCGCCCGATGCCGTGCCGCAGCTGATCGAAGATTTCGGCCGACGGGGCACCCGATCCGCAGTGGTGATCACGGCCGGATTCGGCGAGGGCGGCAACGAGAACGGACAGCGGCTGCGGGCGCAGATGCTCGACGCGGCACGTCCCCATCTGCTGCGCATCGTGGGCCCCAACTGCCTCGGGATCATGGTTCCCGGCGTGGGGCTCAATGCCAGCTTCGGCCATGTCCAACCGCTCAGCGGCCATATCGCTTTCGTCGCCCAGTCAGGGGCGGTGCAGACGGCGGTCCTCGATTGGGCCACGTCCAGGGGGATCGGCTTTTCCCACTTCGTCTCCGTGGGCAACATGGCGGACGTGGATTTCGGCGACTTGCTGGATTACCTGGCCGCCGATTTCAGCGCCAAGGCGATTCTGCTGTACATCGAGAATATCACCCATGCCCGCAAGTTCATGTCGGCGGCCCGGGCCGCCGCCCGCATGAAACCGGTGGTCGTGGTCAAGGCCGGGCGCCACCGGGAAGGGGCGCGGGCGGCCGCCTCCCACACCGGCGCCCTGGCCGGCGCGGATGACGTTTACAACGCCGCCTTCGAGCGAGCCGGGATGTTGCGCGTCATGGATATGCAGGCCCTCTTCGACAGCGTGGAGACCCTGGCCATGGCCCGGCCCTTTTACGGCGATCGCCTGGCCATTTTGACCAACGGGGGCGGCATGGGCGTGCTGGCCACCGATGTGCTGATCGATAAGAAGGGACGTCTGGCCGAGTTGTCGCCCGACACCATCGAACGCCTGAACCGGGTGCTGCCCGGAACCTGGTCGCACAACAACCCGGTGGATATCATCGGCGACGCGCCGCCCGATCGCTACGTGGATGCCCTGAAGGTGCTGCTCGAGGACAAGGGGGTTCACGCCCTGCTGATTTTGAACTGTCCCACGGCAGTGGCCTCGGGCACGGAAGCGGCCCGGGCGGTGGTCGATACCTTGAAAAAGAGCGGACGCGCCGGTTCCCAGGGCATTTTCACCAGTTGGCTGGGAATCGATGCCGCCCGAGAGGCGCGCCGGATATTTGCCGAGAACCGGATCCCGACCTATGAAACACCGGGCGAGGCGGTTCGCGGCTTCATGCAGATCGTACGCTACCGTCGCAGCCAGGAAATGTTGATGGAGACGCCGCCCAACATTCCCGAAGCGTTTGCTCCGGATACCGAGGCAGCGCGCCGGATCGTGGCCGCCGTTCTGTCCGAGGGGCGCGCCTGGCTGACCGAAATCGAGGCCAAGGCCGTTCTGGCCGCCTACCAGATACCCGTTGTCCAGACCCGCGAAGTGGCCACCGCCGAAGCGGCCGCCGAGATCAGCGCCCGGCTGGAGGGATCGGTAGCCCTGAAGATCCTGTCGCCCGATATCACCCACAAGTCAGACGTGGGCGGGGTGGCATTGAATCTGACATCCGGCGATTCGGTTTTGGAAGCGGCCCGGGCCATGCTGCAGCGCATCGGCGAAACGGTGCCCGACGCGAGGTTGACCGGATTCACGGTGCAGCCCATGGTGCGCCGGTCCAACGCCAGGGAGCTGATCGTCGGGGTCAGCGAGGATGTGCAGTTCGGGCCGGTGATCTTGTTCGGCCACGGAGGCACGGCCGTGGAGGTGATTCAGGACAAGGCCGTTGCCCTGCCTCCGCTGAACATGAATCTGGCCCGGGAAATGATGCGGCGTACGCGCGTCTACCGGCTGCTTGAAGGTTACCGCGACAAACCGGCCGCGGATCTGGATGCCGTCGCGTTGACCCTGGTCAAGGTGTCGCAACTGATCAGTGATATCGCTCAGGTCGCCGAGATCGACATCAATCCCCTGCTGGCCGATGAACGGGGTGTGCTGGCCCTGGACGCGCGCATCAAGGTGGCCGAATCCGGTCTTCCGGCCGACCGGCGCATGGCGATTCGACCCTATCCCAGGGAACTGGAGGAGACGCTGATCCTTTCCGACGGCCAGAAGCTGTACTTGCGCCCCGTGCGACCCGAGGACGAACCGGCATTCCAGGCCCTGTTTGCCAGGCTCTCCAAGGATGAGATCCGCCTGCGGTTTTTGCACGCCATGAAAATTTTGAGCCACGACATGGCGGCGCGATTGACCCAGATCGATTATGACCGGGAGATGGCCCTGGTCCTTTGCACCCCGCCCCCCCAAAAAGAGCCGGAGCTGTATGGCGTGGTGCGTATTGCGGCGGATCCGGACAACGAACGCGCCGAATTCGCCATTCTCCTGCGCGGTGATATGACCGGCATGGGGCTAGGACCGATGCTCATGCGCCGCATCATCGACTATGCCCGAAAGCGCGGCATCCGAGAGGTGTTCGGAGAGGTGCTGTCCGAGAACCGGCCCATGCTGCGGATCTGCGAGGCATTTGGATTCAAGAGACGGCGCGATCCCCATGAGCCCGACGTGGTGATGGTCTCCTTGGCACTTTAA
- a CDS encoding universal stress protein, translating to MGKSTDHDPNDDKVFNKNILIAVDESHNARRAVSYVGQLLGGLKGFKVTILHVVPEPEEDYFPTEAEKERWLAQYVKKIDVLLEDYRQLLIEKGFAPEDVSTRSTIRYCPSMAECILAERDSADYSTIVVGRQGLSRSEQFLFGSISSKIVNHARKCTIWVVE from the coding sequence ATGGGAAAAAGCACGGACCATGATCCAAATGACGACAAGGTTTTCAACAAAAACATCCTGATCGCCGTGGATGAATCCCACAACGCCCGCAGGGCGGTGTCCTATGTGGGCCAGCTTCTGGGCGGCCTGAAGGGCTTCAAGGTGACGATCCTCCATGTGGTGCCCGAACCGGAAGAAGATTATTTTCCCACCGAAGCGGAAAAAGAGCGATGGCTCGCCCAGTATGTCAAGAAGATCGATGTGCTGCTCGAAGATTACCGGCAATTGCTGATCGAGAAGGGGTTTGCCCCGGAAGATGTGTCGACCCGGTCGACCATCCGCTATTGTCCTTCCATGGCCGAGTGCATCCTGGCGGAACGGGACAGCGCCGATTACAGCACCATCGTGGTCGGCCGGCAAGGGCTGTCACGCAGCGAGCAGTTTCTTTTTGGCAGCATTTCCAGCAAAATCGTGAATCATGCGCGCAAGTGCACGATCTGGGTCGTGGAGTAG
- a CDS encoding serine/threonine-protein kinase, whose product MMTIEEIRQKAARWLPPSWDSGRLKVHTDTTDYFGVEYGDVVILNGNPYLVRQNAKEGRFGVDDEVKFWVKRAIDLQTGDAKIIKLVFYESFFSHIGDIEFECFRSPRKEARILKLVAGHDNFMQGFSVEDEKGNVVRVLDVIQGGPLSKSIESLDLDHPTYFKERFPEIFDRFLACVRAIEFLHEHGEKHGDIRRDHIFVDREDNRYRWIDFDFNYRHRENIYGYDLFGLGNILMFLAGKGDVLLFDLKNQGSPHLDALEEDDLNIVFHNRVANLKKIFPYIPESLNRVMMHFSKGANWYYEHTAQFRHDLESVRNDLGA is encoded by the coding sequence ATGATGACCATTGAAGAGATACGGCAAAAAGCCGCCCGATGGCTTCCGCCATCCTGGGATTCCGGGCGGTTGAAGGTTCACACGGACACCACGGACTATTTCGGCGTGGAGTATGGTGACGTGGTGATCCTCAACGGCAATCCCTATCTCGTGCGTCAAAATGCCAAGGAAGGACGCTTCGGGGTGGATGACGAGGTCAAGTTCTGGGTCAAGCGCGCCATCGATCTGCAGACCGGGGATGCCAAGATCATCAAGCTCGTCTTTTACGAAAGTTTTTTTTCACACATCGGCGACATCGAATTCGAGTGCTTTCGCAGTCCCCGGAAAGAGGCGCGCATCCTGAAACTCGTGGCGGGCCATGACAACTTCATGCAGGGGTTTTCCGTCGAGGATGAAAAGGGAAACGTTGTCCGGGTGCTCGATGTGATTCAAGGCGGGCCGCTTTCCAAGTCCATCGAGTCCCTGGATCTGGATCACCCAACCTACTTCAAGGAGCGTTTCCCGGAAATCTTCGATCGCTTTCTGGCGTGTGTCAGGGCCATCGAGTTTCTGCACGAGCATGGCGAAAAGCACGGGGACATCCGGCGGGATCACATTTTCGTCGATCGGGAAGACAACCGTTACCGCTGGATCGATTTCGATTTCAACTACCGCCACCGAGAGAATATTTACGGGTACGACCTTTTTGGCCTGGGAAACATTCTCATGTTCCTGGCCGGCAAAGGAGACGTGCTGTTGTTCGATCTAAAGAACCAGGGCAGCCCGCATCTGGACGCGCTGGAAGAGGATGATCTGAACATTGTCTTTCATAACCGGGTGGCCAATTTGAAGAAGATCTTTCCTTACATTCCGGAATCGTTGAACCGGGTGATGATGCATTTCTCCAAGGGAGCCAACTGGTATTATGAACACACGGCCCAATTTCGCCATGACTTGGAGTCCGTCCGGAATGATTTGGGGGCGTGA
- a CDS encoding MBL fold metallo-hydrolase produces MKVTIVYDNTAFKKELKADWGFSALVEAKGKMILFDTGARGSILLSNMAQLGIDPREITDVFISHAHFDHTGGLSTFLDQKNDVKLWVPVSLRGVKKLGEVVEIERARKLYEGIYSTGELEGIEQSLCIETHKGIVVVVGCSHPRMTHILEAALHLGKVYGIIGGLHGNRPESLKGLELICATHCTQYKDEIASLYPGKYIEGGAGRVIEI; encoded by the coding sequence ATGAAAGTCACGATTGTTTACGACAACACCGCCTTCAAAAAAGAGCTGAAAGCGGATTGGGGGTTTTCGGCCCTGGTGGAGGCAAAGGGGAAAATGATCCTTTTCGATACCGGTGCGAGAGGCTCCATCCTCCTTTCCAACATGGCGCAACTCGGCATCGATCCCAGGGAAATTACCGATGTCTTTATTTCCCATGCCCATTTCGATCACACCGGCGGCTTGTCCACTTTCCTGGATCAGAAAAACGATGTCAAGCTGTGGGTCCCCGTCTCTTTGCGAGGCGTGAAAAAGCTCGGGGAGGTGGTCGAGATAGAGCGTGCCCGGAAATTGTACGAGGGGATCTACAGCACGGGAGAACTGGAGGGAATCGAACAATCCCTATGCATAGAAACGCATAAAGGCATCGTCGTTGTCGTGGGATGCTCGCATCCCAGGATGACGCACATTCTGGAAGCGGCATTGCATCTTGGCAAAGTCTACGGCATCATCGGCGGCCTGCACGGCAATCGACCCGAATCCCTGAAAGGTCTGGAACTCATCTGCGCCACCCATTGCACTCAATATAAAGACGAAATCGCCTCGCTTTACCCGGGAAAATACATCGAGGGGGGAGCCGGCCGGGTGATCGAAATTTAG
- a CDS encoding DUF6955 family protein has protein sequence MADYLINIFLDDEKRGKIEAAGLADKIVEIDGKKAVQVEMSAKEQKKLVKGFSDLAFDASNACVLPAEAEAKLVGIIADMKTLDVMKFAIMKLYNPLAGKAPRSALR, from the coding sequence ATGGCAGATTATTTGATCAATATTTTTCTGGATGATGAGAAACGCGGCAAAATCGAAGCGGCCGGGCTGGCGGACAAGATCGTCGAGATCGACGGCAAAAAGGCGGTGCAGGTGGAGATGTCCGCCAAAGAGCAGAAAAAACTGGTCAAGGGTTTCAGCGACCTGGCTTTCGACGCTTCTAATGCCTGCGTACTGCCGGCCGAAGCGGAAGCCAAGCTGGTGGGCATCATCGCTGATATGAAGACCCTGGATGTCATGAAATTCGCCATCATGAAACTGTACAATCCGCTGGCCGGTAAAGCGCCCCGATCTGCCTTGCGCTAA